One window of the Dreissena polymorpha isolate Duluth1 chromosome 5, UMN_Dpol_1.0, whole genome shotgun sequence genome contains the following:
- the LOC127882051 gene encoding uncharacterized protein LOC127882051, with amino-acid sequence MLTLCRLLVMICVVLSSRPPQIEIRWVSINTLELSCKATDNKTELRRIYRVQNGNFKLIVSVIENGTTCQVTPMLPTESVQCDCHETFNLVCNVTGVHNEGEHWQCATFPNKIPVYSNIATILAFTKKTTAQDLTSVSSRMTSVDNAEKVTKMSTEMQVNIAATTISMIHSYSINQTSPINTEEESFVTKASQNLSNDTTFYRRFIIIISASAVVVVLIAASLLIFVYRKYDHLSGALEAPGAPVVDTPNTRQRPSPQMPENVTENRQSTIEIYETIQMTMLSPMADSYPLPIGMSILDILGSGSDSSVESIHHYDIVPDALNELSPNGAEAVADPHLTAHVLYESLIGTRTTP; translated from the exons ATGCTAACTCTATGCAGGCTACTAGTGATGATATGTGTTGTTCTAT CGTCCCGACCTCCACAAATTGAAATCAGATGGGTATCGATTAATACACTTGAACTTTCGTGTAAGGCTACTGACAATAAAACCGAGCTGAGAAGGATTTATCGCGTACAAAATGGAAATTTTAAGTTAATAGTGTCTGTAATAGAAAATGGCACAACCTGTCAAGTAACACCTATGCTTCCTACGGAATCAGTGCAGTGCGATTGCCACGAAACGTTTAATTTAGTGTGCAATGTCACAGGCGTACATAATGAAGGTGAACATTGGCAGTGCGCCACATTCCCAAATAAAATACCCGTGTATAGCAATATAGCAACAATACTCGCCTTCACCAAAA AAACGACTGCCCAGGATCTTACAAGCGTGTCTTCACGTATGACCAGTGTGGATAACGCAGAAAAAGTAACTAAGATGTCTACTGAAATGCAGG tGAATATAGCAGCAACAACGATATCGATGATACATAGCTATTCGATCAATCAAACCAGCCCTATCAATACGGAAGAAGAATCGTTTGTGACAAAGGCATCTCAAAATCTGAGCAATG ACACGACGTTCTATCGAAGGTTTATAATAATCATCAGTGCCTCGGCAGTTGTTGTAGTCCTTATTGCGGCCTCACTTTTAATTTTTGTCTACAGGAAATACGATCATCTCTCAG GTGCATTGGAAGCTCCAGGTGCACCCGTTGTTGACACACCTAATACCAGGCAAAGACCGAGTCCCCAGATGCCGGAAAATGTTACAGAAAACAGACAATCAACAATTGAAATCTACGAAACCATTCAGATGACGATGTTATCACCAATGGCTGACAGTTACCCTCTTCCCATTGGCATGAGCATTCTAGATATTTTGGGATCTGGCAGTGATTCAAGCGTTGAAAGTATTCATCATTACGACATTGTCCCAGATGCCCTGAATGAACTGTCACCTAATG GCGCCGAAGCGGTTGCAGACCCACATCT AACAGCTCACGTTCTATATGAGAGCCTCATCGGGACGAGAACAACACCATAG